One genomic segment of Bradyrhizobium prioriisuperbiae includes these proteins:
- a CDS encoding IS481 family transposase translates to MPWREVSAMDQRREFVLLAQQEGVNRRELCRQFGISPYIGYKWLARWQTGDQELADRSRRPHAMPKRSDAAIEAQVLAVRDKHPAWGARKIAHCLKRGGQTVPVPSTVHQILCRNGRIKPSEHAPPNPGHRFEKEAPNLLWQMDFKGDILLTSGRECHPLTVVDDHSRYALCLKACANEQRLTVQEHLTATFRRYGLPEAFYTDNGSPWGDTSGVHWTGLKVWLLKLGVRVVHARPRHPQARGKNERFHRTLKAEVFAMRRFRTLPEVQRAFDAWRMVYNLERPHQGLGMNVPADRFRPSSRAMPPRLPEVQYDSGDIVRKVSSTRSYISFKGRMWKVPQAFFGERLAIRPLDRDGHYGIFFASWQVATFDLTNGQPVSDVSEQVLAMSPG, encoded by the coding sequence ATGCCCTGGCGCGAGGTGTCGGCGATGGATCAACGACGAGAGTTTGTGCTGCTTGCACAGCAAGAGGGAGTGAACCGGCGAGAACTCTGCCGGCAGTTCGGCATCAGTCCATACATCGGCTACAAATGGCTGGCTCGCTGGCAAACGGGCGATCAAGAGCTGGCCGATCGTTCCCGCCGACCGCATGCGATGCCCAAGCGCAGCGACGCTGCAATCGAGGCGCAGGTACTGGCTGTTCGTGACAAGCATCCGGCCTGGGGAGCACGCAAGATTGCCCATTGCCTGAAGCGGGGTGGGCAGACGGTGCCTGTACCGTCCACGGTGCATCAGATCCTGTGTCGGAACGGCCGGATCAAGCCGAGCGAGCATGCGCCGCCAAACCCGGGCCATCGCTTTGAGAAGGAAGCTCCCAATCTGTTGTGGCAGATGGACTTCAAGGGCGACATCTTGCTCACCAGTGGGAGGGAATGCCATCCGCTGACCGTCGTCGATGATCATTCGCGCTATGCTCTGTGCTTGAAGGCTTGCGCCAACGAGCAGCGTCTGACCGTGCAGGAACATCTGACAGCCACCTTTCGCCGTTATGGCCTGCCAGAGGCCTTCTACACCGACAACGGCTCACCCTGGGGCGACACGTCCGGCGTTCATTGGACCGGACTGAAGGTATGGCTGCTCAAGCTCGGCGTCAGGGTGGTGCATGCCAGACCGCGCCATCCGCAGGCCCGCGGCAAGAACGAACGCTTCCATCGCACCCTGAAGGCGGAGGTGTTTGCCATGCGTCGCTTCCGCACCCTGCCGGAAGTCCAACGAGCCTTCGACGCCTGGCGGATGGTCTATAATCTGGAGCGTCCTCATCAGGGGCTCGGCATGAACGTCCCTGCCGATCGCTTCCGGCCCAGTTCCCGCGCCATGCCGCCTCGACTTCCCGAAGTCCAATACGACAGCGGCGACATCGTTCGTAAGGTCTCGTCGACGCGCAGCTACATCTCCTTCAAGGGGCGGATGTGGAAGGTTCCGCAGGCATTCTTTGGTGAGCGCCTCGCTATCAGGCCGCTGGACCGTGACGGGCACTATGGAATCTTCTTTGCCAGTTGGCAGGTCGCAACGTTTGACTTGACCAATGGCCAACCTGTTAGTGATGTGTCCGAACAGGTGTTAGCTATGTCTCCGGGCTAA
- a CDS encoding helix-turn-helix transcriptional regulator codes for MSAGEAFRAAVPREQDVAGAVLAIGRPGFADTLLSTLRRVADVGHCMVFSFAGERSARCLLDVGNIPIGGDLGQAYSGHFHQADPNRDTIFSHRTSAAPILLPTFARRMYNDSYRKLFFEDSDIVDKFATAIWVEGTCFYVNFYRITAQGRFERAQIERLKRIAPAISAVVARHFEQAPAAPDTPRQNLGTLFATHKALSCLTSREKEVCQRILSGLSSEAISADLDISIHSTLTYRKRAYEKLGISSQNELFGIVLKLLMQTPVHGLN; via the coding sequence ATGAGCGCGGGTGAAGCTTTCAGGGCAGCCGTGCCGAGGGAGCAGGACGTCGCCGGTGCGGTGCTTGCGATCGGCCGGCCGGGATTTGCCGACACGCTGCTGAGCACGCTGCGCCGTGTCGCCGACGTCGGCCATTGCATGGTGTTTTCGTTCGCCGGCGAACGCTCTGCGCGCTGCCTGCTCGATGTCGGCAACATCCCGATCGGTGGCGATCTCGGTCAGGCCTATTCCGGACATTTCCACCAGGCCGACCCGAACCGCGACACCATCTTCAGCCATCGGACAAGCGCGGCGCCGATCCTGCTGCCGACCTTCGCCCGGCGCATGTACAACGACAGCTACCGCAAGCTGTTTTTCGAGGATTCCGACATCGTCGACAAGTTCGCGACCGCCATCTGGGTCGAGGGCACCTGCTTCTATGTGAACTTCTATCGGATCACCGCCCAGGGGCGCTTCGAGCGGGCGCAGATCGAACGGCTGAAGCGGATCGCGCCGGCGATCAGCGCCGTGGTGGCCCGCCATTTCGAGCAGGCGCCGGCCGCACCAGATACGCCGCGTCAGAACCTGGGCACGCTGTTCGCAACCCATAAGGCGCTCAGTTGCCTGACAAGCCGGGAGAAAGAAGTCTGCCAGCGCATTCTCTCGGGCCTGAGTTCGGAAGCGATCTCGGCCGACCTCGACATCAGCATCCACTCGACGCTGACCTATCGAAAGCGTGCCTATGAGAAGCTCGGGATCTCATCGCAGAACGAGCTGTTCGGCATCGTGCTGAAGCTGTTGATGCAGACGCCGGTGCATGGGTTGAATTGA
- a CDS encoding branched-chain amino acid ABC transporter permease encodes MDLTIFLFLLQDGIINGAVYALVALALVLVFAVTRVILIPQGEFVAFATLTVAALENGKLPGTVWLLIALGVLAAVSELVQYRREITLARIVRIAALDLVVPVLLALLANVLAPLKLGPVLSGTLTVLLILPMGPMLYRIAFDPIAKSGVLVLLIAAFGVHFSLMGLGLVFFGPEGVGTAALSSQSFTLGSLVITGQSVMVLLVTVVLLVVFAVFFQWSLFGKALRACASNRIGARLSGIPTALAGQVAFAIAAGLGAVSGVLIGPLMTVYYDSGFLIGLKGFVAAILGGLVSYPLTVLAALGVGFSEALFSFWASSFKEVLVFALIIPVLMWRSLTSAPGGGHN; translated from the coding sequence GTGGATCTCACGATATTCCTGTTCCTGCTGCAAGACGGCATCATCAATGGTGCGGTTTATGCGCTGGTTGCGCTGGCGCTGGTGCTGGTGTTCGCCGTCACGCGGGTGATTCTGATTCCGCAGGGCGAGTTTGTCGCGTTCGCCACCCTGACGGTGGCGGCGCTGGAGAACGGCAAGCTGCCCGGCACAGTGTGGCTGCTGATCGCGCTGGGCGTGCTCGCGGCCGTCTCGGAACTCGTGCAATACCGGCGCGAGATCACGCTGGCGCGGATCGTCCGCATTGCCGCACTCGATCTCGTTGTGCCCGTCCTGCTCGCGCTGCTGGCGAATGTGCTTGCGCCGTTGAAGCTCGGCCCGGTGCTCTCGGGCACACTCACCGTGCTGCTGATCCTGCCGATGGGGCCGATGCTCTACCGCATCGCCTTCGATCCGATCGCGAAATCGGGTGTGCTGGTGCTGCTGATCGCGGCGTTCGGCGTGCATTTCTCGCTGATGGGCCTTGGCCTGGTGTTCTTCGGCCCCGAAGGCGTTGGCACCGCGGCGCTGTCGTCGCAGTCGTTCACCCTGGGATCGCTGGTGATCACCGGGCAGAGCGTGATGGTGCTGCTTGTCACTGTCGTATTGCTGGTCGTGTTCGCGGTGTTCTTCCAATGGTCGCTGTTCGGCAAGGCGCTGCGGGCCTGTGCCTCGAACCGGATCGGCGCGCGGCTCTCAGGCATCCCAACCGCGCTGGCGGGGCAGGTCGCGTTTGCCATCGCGGCCGGTCTTGGCGCGGTGTCCGGCGTGCTGATCGGGCCGCTGATGACGGTCTATTACGACAGCGGTTTCCTGATCGGGCTGAAGGGCTTTGTCGCCGCCATCCTCGGTGGCCTGGTCAGTTATCCGCTTACCGTGCTGGCCGCGCTCGGCGTCGGCTTCTCCGAAGCGCTGTTCTCGTTCTGGGCGAGCTCGTTCAAGGAAGTCCTGGTGTTCGCCCTGATCATCCCGGTGCTGATGTGGCGCTCGCTGACCTCGGCGCCCGGCGGGGGCCACAATTGA